The sequence ACGCCAGTCTGGTCTAGCCATTGGTGCCCAAATTGTCGTTGATGTTTGAATATCGCTATGGATGACGCACCAGTGATGAAACCAGGATTTTTACGCGCGTTAGTTGGATTTATTTCTAGCTGGGCTGTATCTGTGTTGATTGCATTCTTTTTTGGTTTTTTATTTTCTCTTTACATGCTAGAAGGTCATCGGGTTGATTTTATTAAAGCGATTGGTCAGGGTAGTACAGATGCGTATGATGTATTGCTTTTTGTGGCAGGAACAATAACTATTGTCGCTGCTGTTGTATCTTTGGTGATAACTATTTTTATTGCAGCGCCGCTCTATGTTTTGTCATTGCATAAACAAAAAACTTCAATGCGTATTTATGTGGCTGCGGGTTTGATTATTGCGCTTTCCGCTGCTGTTGTAGTAATCACGATTCAGCAAATCGCATTTCCTCAAGCAGTGTCTGAGGTTTATTGGCTTGAGTTTGTTTCAATGCTTACGGCTGGGCCTGCATATACCACAACGTTCTGGGCGCTTGTGTTTCGCCAGCGATCCTTTATTTAGTAGCGAACACCCCACCCAAGCCCCGCTGTCGCGGGGCTTGTCGTATCGTAAGCGTACGGCGAATACCGTCTGGACAATCAGATGCGTAGGCGTCCGAGTTTCCGGTTTACGATCTCAATGTCGAATTCAGTGGGATCGAACCCATCACCACACCAGGCAAGCATGTCGGCATGCTCCTCGTGCGTGGGGTCTGTGATAGCCTCAAAAAAATATTGATAGCCCGGCGGGCCACCGACATCTTCCGGCGGGCAGGCATTTTCACCGCCAACGCACATGGCTCCCTGCGCCGATTCTGTTGCCGGCAACACCTTTTCGATCTTTATCTTGTGTTCCCACCCGTCACCGAAGTCGTAGACGTAGCGGCAGGTTTTTCCGCGTCCCAAGGCGGAAACGAGCGCAACACCTTTTTCCGCCGTTACGCTCCCGGGTGCATCCCAGTCCGGATCTGGCACGCCATAGCGGCGCTGACCAATCTCGAATTCATGCAGGTGACTATCCGTCCAGCCCATCGCGTACTGGATTACATCGTGCAGTTGGTGGAGTTTGATCGTCTGCGGCACGAGGAGAACCCGCCAGACCTTGGGCTCGACCCATGCGAGTTCGATGCGCAACTGCAGCCATGGACGCGGGGGACGTATCGGACGCACCTTCGTTGCCATGGTTCAGGCCGCCTCTTGCTGATGTCCTGGGATCGCGATCTGCACATTCCACGGCAACAACTCATCGACCCGATTGATTGGATGCTCGCCAATGCAGCCGATCACGTGCCGCAGGTACGCCTCCGGGGTCGAGTCCGCTCAGTTGCGCGCTGCCGATCAGGCTGTACATCGCCGCCGCACGCTCGCCGCCGCTGTCGGAACCGGCAAACAAATAGTTCTTGCGCCCGAGCGCCACGGGACGCAGCGCGCGCTCGGCGGCGTTGTTGTCGATCTCGAGGTGCCCGTCGTCGCGGTAGCGCGTTAGCGCCGCCCAGCGCCCGAGTGCGTAACGCACAGCCTCGGCCAGCCCCGATTTGCGCGGCACCTGGGTCAGGATGTTGTCCAGCCACGCGTGCAGTTGCTTGAGTATCGGACCGGCCCGCGCCTGGCGAACCGCGCGACGCGTATCGGGCGGGTGGCCCCGAATCTCGGCCTCGACCGCATACAGCGCGGCGATTTGCGCCAGTGCGGCAGCGGCCAGCGGGCTGCCCTGAGCCTGGTGCACCTCGTAGAGCTTGCGCCGGGCGTGCGCCCAGCACGCGGACTCGACGATTTGCTCACTCGCAAACAGTTTGCCGAAGCCGGCATACCCATCGGCGTGCAGGGTGCCGTGGAAGGCTTGCAGGTGCCGTTGCGGATGCACGCCCTTGCGATCCGGCGAATAGGCAAACCACACCGCCGGTGCGCTGTCGCCGTGGGCGGGGCGTTCATCACGCACCAGGTCCACAGCCGTGCGGTCTTCGTGCGGCCACGTCCGGGTGCGAGTACCG comes from Gammaproteobacteria bacterium and encodes:
- a CDS encoding plasmid pRiA4b ORF-3 family protein; its protein translation is MATKVRPIRPPRPWLQLRIELAWVEPKVWRVLLVPQTIKLHQLHDVIQYAMGWTDSHLHEFEIGQRRYGVPDPDWDAPGSVTAEKGVALVSALGRGKTCRYVYDFGDGWEHKIKIEKVLPATESAQGAMCVGGENACPPEDVGGPPGYQYFFEAITDPTHEEHADMLAWCGDGFDPTEFDIEIVNRKLGRLRI